The following nucleotide sequence is from Centropristis striata isolate RG_2023a ecotype Rhode Island chromosome 7, C.striata_1.0, whole genome shotgun sequence.
ACAGATGATACAAGATGGCTGATTTGGACTTGGTCTTCAGTCTCACCTGGCTCAACACTCCCTCTGATAACTCCCATCACATTGGTGGAATTCCTTAACTCTTCATAGTTAAAGATGGCCATTTTCACGTCGCTGGAAAAGAAGTTCATATTCAGAAGCATGAAGCAACAAAGAATGAAAGCAAATATATGACCAACTGCCGTACTGCTGCTTCATCTGCAACAGGAGAttgtatttagaaaaaaactgaatttactCGATACTCTGCACCCTGAAAAAGTTTAGCGTGtcattaaaacaatataaatgaaTAGCCTGTGGTTCTGTTGTATGTTTGCCGGCTTGTGCACATTGAACTTGCAATTTTAGTCATTTACCTTGGACACTTAAGAAGCCCTTGAGCACAACattaagacagaaaataaaggaaCACACTCTGAATTACTCCTCTGTTTTCACtccattaaaatatacatacacacaaatacacacacacacacacacacacacacacacatatatatatatgtatgttgcTGGACATTACACTAAACTACTAAAACAGTGAAATAAGGCTTGAAAACAAGAGAAACAAGCCTTAagatttataattttatatgcCGTAATGTATGAAGTAAAAATAAGCAAATCAGCTAAAGATGCAGCTGAATTTGTCAGGAAGTTGACTACCTGTTGTTGAAAATAGATGAATCTTTGAACCCCGGACCGCCTAAGTTGTAGGTACATTTGAATGCTCCCTGCCATGGACCAGGAGCTGCTTCTCCACCTAGTTCGctgaaatggcaaaaaaataaataacgataaaataaaaatagctcataaccAACCTATTTGGGCAACAAGCAGATTTGTCTCATCACACACCAGATTAGCCTGTAGGCATCCTCAAATCCAATTGGTTGGATTGGAAAGGGAGGTATTCCTGTGATGTTCTCAACTGGAATTCTGTAGGTATcgtctgcaaaaaaacaattatgaaACACTGACTAACTCTTATGTCCAGAACTTTGTACAGTTGTGTTAAAAACATCATCTCATCCtcagcacacaaaaaacaaaggagGGTGTTAAACTGTCTCTTGGACTCTTACAGGTTCAGGGGCATCCACATGGTTAACAAACTAATGTGGAAGGTTTACGTTGAAAATGTCTGTTTCACGGTGCAGCAGAGGATGCACTTTCTGAGAAGAACCTTTGATGCAGCTTCTGTTCTATCATACAGTAGTGGAGAGCTTATGCTATGGTACCTCTGCATGGTTTGGTAACCTGACAGTATAGTCAAAGGCTCAGATCATGCCACAAAGATCACAACACCTAGGCTGAAATGTGTGTGGTGTAGTCCTTCTTGTCATTGATCActgttttatgttgtacaactttctttttctccctgttGTATGGTAGTAACTTCATATTGCAGACACAATGTTCTTAGTTAGTTTCCCATCTGGAGAATAGTCTATCATAAAGGTTAAATATTAAGATGAAAATGATTAACATAATCAGATTTCATATTTATATCTTTGTTTGAAgattaatgttaatgttgtaaaaGTGTCTCTCAAACTGCATTAAAGCAAAAGTTTAGCAGTAGTACAGCAAGCACACAATAAAAAGGAAATCAATATTGTACTGTGTACCATTGTTTTCATACCTTTGGCAGCCAGGTAAGGTGTAAGGGCGTCTCCATACTCAAGTTTAAAGGAACCTCTCTTCACACCAGAGGGCGGCAGGTACCAGGAGTGAGGATACGTCTCATTGACATCTGACATGAGACCATTGTTGATGTCCATCAGGTCCATGTAGATGAGCATGCCAACAATACCGTAGGGTGCTGCATTGATGGCCTGGATGAGGAACACATGGCATTTTAACAATAACTTAAATGAAGATTTTAGGCCCATTTTGCAGTACGTAAACATTTCCaaagtttttaaatgtgtttttagtcaCAATACTGTAAAAGAAAATCTAGCCATGCAAGACTGGTTTTGTTTTAACTGGTTAGACGGTAACTTTCTGTCCTCCATGCAAGactggttttgttttaattggttAGACGGTAACTTTCTGTCCTCCATGCAAGACTGGTTTTGTTTTAACTGGTTAGACAGTAACTTTCTGTCCTCCACACCTCTTAACTATCTCAATAAATGTGTCGTTAAAGATTAGAGGTCCGTGTTAAAGATGCTTGCCAAAGCACGCAAAGCTCGCAATCATATAACTTCCACTTTTGGCAGGAACATTTTTGTTGCTATGTCTCTTCTTACTTtttatgaaatacaaaaaaaaaaacaaaggacaaTAAGTCACTTACAGTAACAgctcttctttctcctccatATCTGGTGATAGCAATGGTTCCTCTAAGGTCGACTGTCTCGTTCAACTTTTGGTAGTCAATTAGTCTCCCCTGGTTGGCGTACACCAGTTTCCCCTGAAACCATCACAAAAATCAGCAATTGGCGAATAGAAGTACCGAAAGTGATGTGACAAAGGAACAGTTTCATGACAGAAGTTTAGATCCTCACAACGGAACAGAGATTTGGCATAAAAAAGTTAAACTACACACAGATAAGGCAACAATTTTCTATAAGAAATACTCTATCAATATACTGTATGCAATATATTCATTCAGATTTCCCAAATCTAACAAACAATGGATGGACCAACaccattttgattgattttcccTTGGTTGCACAATATATAAGcatgatttaggaaaatatttTGCTTACTCAAATATTTATTCCTAATCACTGCCTCCTTTCATTACAAGCTTTTCTTTGGCCTCGTCCTTCCAGGATATAGATGGTTACAGATAGTAACATTACAGGTCAACCAGTTTTTGTCCCTCCTAACAGACTGGTTTATAAACTTATTGTACATCATAAAGTGTGCTGTTATCATGATGTGTGACGAACAGAAGCCTCGAGTAAGCTGTGTTTGTTATAAAATATAGTTGTGTGGCACCAGTAATCCACCAGTCAtttaactaaaaactaaacctTTCCCCAGACTGTAAGAAGTTAAGAAAAGGACCGAAAGGTTATAGCTACACTGTGTCTCTGCAATAAAATACTGGATGCTTTTTCTGTGACTACAATATATCATTTGGCttatacaaccccaattccaaaaaagtagGGACACTGTgttaaatgtcattaaaaaaggatgcaatgatttgcaaatcttaTCAATCCATATTATATTCCCAAtagaacataaacaacatatcaAATGTTGAAACTGGGACATTTTACcatttcatggaaaatattagctcactttgaatttgatggcAGCAACACCTCTCAAGAAAGTTGGGACAGGCTGAACAAATGACTGTAAAAGTAATTGATAATTGGTATCAAAGGAGCATTTAAGAGAAGTAGAGCCTCTCAGATGTAAAGATGGGCAGATGTTCACCAATCTgcgaaaaactgtttttaaaaaatgtggaacCGTTTCAGAGGTGTGGCTGTATATCAGTTACATTATACAGTATACTTCATGTCCTTAAGAGCCTGACTTAGTAGTACAGATTTGATTTCCAAGACAATGGTTGTCAAtctatttgtgttttaaaaaagcattctTTGGATTTTACCTAAAAATTTCCAATGAGCGGAAACTCATCATTTGGTAAAAGTTAATTGACAGTGGAAATCAGATATTTTCCCTCAGCATCATACAAGGATTTTGAGAATTATATGCAGCCTTTTGaggtgaaaacaacaacaacacatcccCGTTTGGAGAAGATTGGGTAAGATACTGTGGACTGTTATATTCAGATACATGCATTAATTGTATGAAGTGGATCAATATAAAGACACTCTACAATCTCTTGATTCATGCGGggtatttcaaagtaaaaatctttttttttttaaggatttttaCATTGTAGGCCTAAGCTAACAAACAGCAGGTtaaaggtaataataataataattgagctTTGCTTTGCTCCCACTAAAAATCAGAGATAGTTTCAGATACATGTGGGGTAGCTTTTTACCTTTGGGTGTCCAGCAGGGGAGTATGCAGCATATGGCTGAACCACGTCAGGATCATCTTGATCCGGAGGATAcagcttctctttttctcttgcaGTGTGCAGCACAGTATCAGTCGGGCTCACTGAAATTAAAAAGTGATAGTGACCAGTTTGCCAGTGCCAGCTGCATCTTCTTCTGCGTCCATCTTATAATGTAATGTGACACGGTACTTTAAGGGAGAGTTCACAGACAGTTTACTGTTTAATATCACACTGACTGTATCCACTTTTATATCAGCACATTTAACAACCTGTTGACTCACCTACAGTGACCTTGTTGGGTTTCTTGGGGTCAGGGAAGGACAGATAGACCAAGTACTCTTCTCTCCAAGCCTGGTCAAGACCAGTTTCCTTGTCCTGCCATCTGTTCAGCATTAATTGCACTGTTTTCTCATCTCCAGGTGTGGTGGCCATGTGGGGCACTTTAGTCAACTCCCTGTGGAGGAAGATGAGAGTAAAGAAAGGTGAGATCCGGTAATGTTTTAGATAATTTACTGTCTAAAAACCTAAAAGGGCTATGGTGAATTTAAAGTGGTTCCTTGGGGAAATCTGTATGAGCCTTAAGTCTTTTTAGACTGAGGAAtcttaatgaaaaaaacaaaatagaaaagcTGCTTGAATATTGCTTAAAATCTTTTTATAATCCACTTTTTTCGATTCGACATCCTGTTGATACATTGTTCAGCACGTGAACAAAATCGAAAGGATATAATTGACTGACCAAGAGAATAAAAATTTGCTCACCAACTCACCTGAGGTTTTCCTTGATCTGGATGTTGTCCACCTCAGACATGAACTTCTCAATAAGGCTCTCGTCCACATCCTTCGCCAAATCCTTCACCCAGGACGGCGCCGAGCTTCCGCTCTTGGTGATACCAAAGTGGCCGATGAGGATTCCTGCGGTCAGGACGACAGCACCACACACAATCCCAATAACCACCTGTGTAATCATTCTCCCCTTCATCTTCAATCAGGATCAGGAATGTTGTGATGTTGCTTAGGTAAGAGAAGATCCTCACATCTGATTCTCAAATGGTCACTGCAACACCAGTGCATCTGCAGATGTCACCTCCCATAGGAATACAAATCGATAGACATCCTTGTTGTAAAGTTTACTCATTAATGTGCGTTCATGGGATGGACTTTATCCATGTATTAAACATTCACATTGTTTCATTGTGCTATTCCAGGTGATATTCAGCAGTGCCTTAATGTATTTTGTTTGAACTGTTTCTATATTGCAATTATGATTTGAAAATGGATTTCTGGACTTATGAAAAGTGTCCCTCTACAAAGGATTACATAGGAGGATGGACTTTATATGTTCAATAAAGCTAAAAGAATTGGGTTAATCTGGATTCACTGATGAAAagcaatatattgcaatataagCATTGGCTTTATAATACCCTCAGTAGCTGAATGAGTACTGAAAGTACCACTCAAAGTTCAATATGAGGAACTATTACTCATCTGCTGCAAAGGatgtttaaagtaaaattttagcCTCTGCTTAAACACATCCATGATGACCTAGAGAGTTGGTCTTCCTTACCACTCTTGATGCTGGGACGAATTTCTTTGATTAAGATGAATATTTTACCTCATTTGCTCTACAAATTTCAAATGATTCCAgtcctactaaataataatactattaagATGGTGAATGGTTGGTTTAGATAATTCATATGGAACTGTAAAAGACCACGACTTAAATTAGCAAAATTGCAATTGCCATTGGGTCAGGGAGGATTCACAATTCCAAACATTAGACTGTATCAGTTGGCCTCCCAATTTCGATATCTAGTAGATTGGGTACGGAATGACCCGGACTCTGTCTGGCTCGATATTGAAGCATACAGTTTGGGTAAACCGTTACAATTAGCTAGTCTCCCATTTATCCTGAATCGAAATAAACTAGAGGTTACAGATGGTAATTTCACTGTTAAATCCACACTAAAGGCTTGGTACATGATTAAGAAATGGGGAAAAAGAACTGATGTTTTATCTCCAATTACTCCAATACAAAGAAATACAGATATGACTGATAATGGGTTTGTTCTTTGGGAAAGTGCTGGTATCACAACTTTGAAAGACTTATTTGAAGGGgacagaatgatgtcatttgACCAATTAAGACTGAAATATAagctatcacacacacatttctttaaGTCAGAGGCTTTATACAGAATCCAATTCGGTATAAATTTACTCTGGGAATGTCATCAATTGAACAACTactatacaaaatacataataataaagcTATAGTAAGAAGATGCTATGAGGCCTTTTATAAGTCCAATAAGACTAACAATACAATTATGCAAAAATGGGCTCAGAATCATGGGGTGGCAATAGACTAAGCTATGGAGGCGGACATATGGGAGCATGCTAACAACATATCCATATGTAATAGAGCAAAGGAATCACAATTTAATTTACTGCACAGCCTCCAGATATCACCTGAACAGCTCTGTGTATGAAGTGTAATAAGGCAGTTGGTAGCTTTATACACACTGTATGGACGTGTGTGCATATCCAGGATTTCTGGGTAGCAGTGGCTTTGGAATTAGATTTGGTTTTTAATAAGGAGTTGGATCTGGACCcagtgtgtcttttgttgggaTTACCACACCCACAAATAAAAGCATTCCATTGTCACCCCATTTCTCGATTATGTTGGACCTAGAATATCTAACATATTTTTGAAGGTGCTctatatctgacatatagcagtttaaatatgcatcaaatatgttttgataaacacacagaaatctgaccaacagtcacagtctctttacaggaaacttctgcttgattgagatatgaacagctcggatttgggaaatcccaagtgtgcaCTTATATCAAGTatttttcataacagaaaattaCAGGACGTTGACCCTTAgtaacacagaaacaatgacacaccaacctgcaaagtaaaaagagagaaactgggtgtttttttatctcagagttgttctgaccATTGGATGCGTTGTATcatctgtttttaatgtctgctaaataaatcccgcacaaggctgtgattcAAATCTATCTGTTTgtcaagtgttttctttaaagattttctacaacattaATGCTGAACAGATGGCAGGACAAAGAAACCGGTCTTGACCTGGTTTGGAGAGAGGAGTACTTGGTCTATCTGTCCTTCCCTGACCCCAAGAAACCCAACAAGGTCACTGTAGGTGAGTCAACAAGTTGTTAAATGTGCTGATATGAAAGTGGAGACAGTCAGTGTGATGTTAAACACTAAACTGAACTCTCCCTTAAAGTACCGTGTCACATTACATTATAAGATGGACACAGAAGAAGATGCAGTGTAAGCTGGCACTGGCAAACTGGTCACTATCACTTTTTAATTTCAGTGAGCCCGACTGATACTGTGCTGCACACtgtcagagaaaaagagaagccATATTCCCCGGAACAAGATGATCCTGACGTGGTTCAGCCATATGCTGCATACGCCCCTGTTGGACACCCAAAGGTAAAAAACTACCCCACATTTTTCTGAAACCAtgtttaaatatcttaaaaGATCTCTGACTGTCAGTGGGTGTAAAGCAAAgctctgttattattattacttttaaccTGCCCCTTGTTAGCACATAGCAGAGCTGCCTGGCGTATATGcctacaattttaaaaaaatcattaaaatacctTTGCAACATAAGATTTTACTTTGGAATATTCCATATGATTCAAAAGATTTTATACTGGTCCACTTCACTTCCGCCATGGCCCTCGTGGCCCTCGTGAAATTCCTGCCCTGGTCTGTACGCTGTCAGGTCCTCCAGTGGGCTCATGCATCCAGATTGGCCTGCCACCCGGGGGTCCAACACACGTTGGCCAGTCTCCGCCAGAGGTTTTGGTGGCCCCACATGCCTGAAGACTGGGATGTTGACACTGTTAAGAGGCTCCTCAAGTCTCGGCGCCGGGGGAAAGGTATTCAGTACCTGGTGGATTGGGAGGGCTACGGACCTAAAGAGAGGTGCGGGTTTCCACCAGAGACATCTTCGACCCCACCCTCATCAGGGAGTTCAACCGGCTGCACCCAGACCAGCACAGTAGGACGCCTGGAGGGTGTCCATAGAGGAGGGGGTACTGTCATGGTCCCTGTAGGAGTTTTCTGCTCCTTTATCTGTTTCCCCCTGCACTAACGTCTCCTGCTCATTCAGCCACAGCCCTGAAACTCTTTCAGCTCCACCCCTGAAGCTCATTACTTCCACTCTATTTAAGACTGTCAGTTCCTCTGCCTCATTGCCAGATCTTAGTTAGTGCTCCTGCCTGCTCTGTATCCCGCAGTTGATTactcgttgttgttgtttttttcatttttgaccaTTGCCTGCTACCTGTCATCAACCTGCCTGACGTATCTGTATCTTTGCTTTTGTTGGAAGTGAAGCTTTTTTGTCTGACTCCTGCCTCTGCCTGTGATTCTGGTTTTGGTTCTGCCCTGATCCGTGACACTTATTCCAGGGAGGAAAATGATTAAGCAAGTGGTTGTTGGGATTGTGTGTGGTGCTGTCGTCCTGACCGCAGGAATCTTCATCCGCCACCTTGGTATCACCAAAGGCGGCAGCTGGGAGCCGTCCTGGGTGAAGGATTTGGCGAGGGATGTGGACGAGAGCCTTATTAAGAAGTTCATGTCTGAGGTGGACAACATCCATATACAGGAAAACCTCAGGTGAGTTGGTGATAACATTTAGATTCTCTTGGTCAGTCATTTGTAtgctttttatttagtttttgattaAAGTGATAAAACTTTTGAGAACAGTAAGTCTTTATGAAAAAAGGTGGATTATAATAAGATCTTAAGCAATATTCAAGCagcttttgtatttatttttttacattaagatGTCTCAGTCTAAAAAGGCTCAAGGCTCATACACATTGCTATGAGGTCATAAGATTTATAGCATCATGAAATTATTGTTAAGGTTTCTTGATAAATTAGATGTCAATTGATCCCTTTGTGGTTTCCCCAAGGAACCACTTTAAATTCACCATTGCCCTTTTAGGTTTTAGACAGTAAATTATCCAAAACATTACCGGATCACACCTTTCTTTACTCTCATCTTCCTCCACAGGGAGTTGTCTAAAGTGCCCCACATGGCCACCACACCTGGAGATGAGAAGACAGTGCAGTTAATGCTGAACAGATGGCAGGACAAAGAAACCGGTCTTGACCTGGCTTGGAGAGAAGAGTACTTGGTCTATCTGTCCTTCCCTGACCCCAAGAACCCCAACAAGGTCACTGTAGGTGAGTCAACAGGTTGTTAAATGTGCTGATTTGAAAGTGGAGACAGTCAGCGTGATGTTAAACACTAAACTGTCTGTGAACTCTCCCTTAAAGTACCGTGTCACTTTACATTATAAGATGGACGCAGAAGAAGATGCAGTGTAAGCTGGCACTGGCAAACTGGTCACTATCACTTTTTAATTTCAGTGAGCCCGACTGATACTGTGCTGCACACtgtcagagaaaaagagaagccATATTCCCCGGAACAAGATGATCCTGACGTGGTTCAGCCATATGCTGCATACGCCCCTGCTGGACACCCAAAGGTAAAAAACGACCCCACATATATCTGAAACCAATTGGATGAATATAACAGTCCACAGTATCTTCCCCATTCTgcacaattttattttcatttaacacAGCgacccaactttttgggaattgtGGTTGTATAAGCCAAATAATATAATGTAGTCACAGAAAAAGCATCCAGTATTTTTTAGCAGAGACACAGTGTATAAATTAACAGATTCATACTTAACAACTTTACCTCTCCTAACCTTTAAGTTAAATGATTGGTCAATTACTGGCACCACACAACTATATTTTGCAACAAATACAGCTTCCTCGAGGCTTCTGTTTGTCACCTCATGTACTGATTACAGCACACTTTATGATGTACAATcagtttgttgagagggacaaaACACTGATTGATCTGTAATCTTACTATCTGTGaccatctacagtcatggaaaaaaatattagaccaccattgttttcttcaatttcttcttcattttaatgcctggtacaactaaaggtacttttgtttggacaaatataatgataacaataaaagtaGCTCATATGAgtctaatttaagagctgatatctagccattttccagggttttcttgataaagattttggttattatcaagaaaaccatggaaaattatatcagctcttaaattaaactctttacctttagttgtactagttattaaaatgaataagaaattgaagaaaacaatggtctattttttttccatgactggttTCGTTGAAGGACGAGGCCAAAGAAAAGCTTGTTATGAAAGGAGGCAGTGATTAGGAATAAAatgaagtctttttttagtctgtattataaaaaaatcttcatattTTTTGTAGTCCACGGAATATAAGTGAAACTGctgttgggttattttgttaataaatatattgcatgTAGTATGTTAATATAGTATTTCTCatagaaaaaatgtaatatctgtGTGTAGTTTAACTTTTTTCTGCTGAATCTCAATTCAGTTGTGAGGATCTAAACTTTAgtcatgtaaatatatttagtcaCATCACTTTTGGTGCTTCTATTGGCCAATTGTTGATTTTTGTGATGGTTTTAGGGGAAACTGGTGTACGCCAACCAGGGGAGACTAATTGACTACCAGACGTTGAACGAGACAGTCGACCTTAGAGGAACCATTGCTATCACCAGATTTGGTGGAGAAATAAGAGCTGTTAAAGTAAGTGAATTAttatcctttttgtttgtttatatttcataaaaAGATAAGAAGAGACATAGCAACAAAAATGTCCCTGCCACAAGTGGAAGTTATATGATTGCGAGCTTTGCGTGCTTTGGCAAGCATCTTTAACACGGACCTCTAATCTTTAACGACACATTTATTGAGATAGTTAAGAGGTGTGGAGGACAGAAAGTTACCGTCTAACCAGTTAAAACAAAACCAGTCTTGCATGGAGGACAGAAAGTTACCGTCtaacaagttaaaacaaaacCAGTCTTGCATGACTAGATTTCCCTTTATATTA
It contains:
- the LOC131975007 gene encoding aminopeptidase NAALADL1-like; the protein is MITQVVIGIVCGAVVLTAGILIGHFGITKSGSSAPSWVKDLAKDVDESLIEKFMSEVDNIQIKENLRELTKVPHMATTPGDEKTVQLMLNRWQDKETGLDQAWREEYLVYLSFPDPKKPNKVTVVSPTDTVLHTAREKEKLYPPDQDDPDVVQPYAAYSPAGHPKGKLVYANQGRLIDYQKLNETVDLRGTIAITRYGGERRAVTAINAAPYGIVGMLIYMDLMDINNGLMSDVNETYPHSWYLPPSGVKRGSFKLEYGDALTPYLAAKDDTYRIPVENITGIPPFPIQPIGFEDAYRLICELGGEAAPGPWQGAFKCTYNLGGPGFKDSSIFNNSDVKMAIFNYEELRNSTNVMGVIRGSVEPDRYVIFGNHRDGWVNGAVDPSSGTSVFLEVTRLLGRMVKQGKWRPRRSMIFGSWGAEEFRITGSTEYTEQYFTKLSERTVAYINVDIAVLGDDAYRAAAIPSLQNVIFKATKQVDTPGLDSISLYETWKKYSSRTSPAHGHIPKMGSVSNALSDYAAFVQYLGITSMDMAYSYNTNKTNAHYYPAYHTAYETFNYASKFIDPGFFRHQAVGRTAGNILIRLADSLVLPLNCSDYAELLEDYLSTTVKLYQNKLEAKKISMEPLKRAVASFRTAATHLDEVIHGLDLANETPLKIRRINDQLMLLDRAFLNPLAFADKYATRSFALPPVSSV